The stretch of DNA CGTCGCCGTTGCGTTCACCGCTGGCAGCGCGACCGCCGCCCCGATCGTCCTGGACTTCGAAGGGATCGGTGATTTCGTTGCGATTCATAACTTTTACAACGGCGGCACCGACGGCAACGGCGCCACCGGCACCGATTACGGTGTCAGCTTCTCCCAGGATAGCGTGGCCCTGACCGATTCCGATGCCGGCGGCTACGGCACGCTGGCCGGCATGCCCTCTGGGCTCGGCGTGCTGACCTTCTTCAGCGGCGCCGCGGCGGTCATGAACGTGGCGGCCGGCTTCGATACCCGCCTCGGTTTCCACTACGCGGCTGGGGATCCCGGGTTCGTCCGTGTGTTCGACGGCCTGAACGGAAGCGGCAATCTGCTCGGCCAGCTCGCACTCGGCACGAACCTTGACAACTGCCTGGACGTGGACAACCTGTTCTGCAATTTCAGCCCGGTCGAACTCCTGTTCGACGGCACCGCGCGCTCGGTGGCCTTCGGCGGCCCTGCAGGCTGGCTGGTGTTCGACGACGTCAGCTTCGGCGCCGCCGAGGACGAACCGGCCCCGGTTCCCGAGCCGGCGACGCTGGCGCTGTCGATGCTGGGCCTGGCCGGATTGGCTGCCGCGCGGCGCAAGGCGCGCTAAGGCAGCGCTGTCTTCCTCAGGCGCTTCCGGGAGCGCCGTTTTCGCGCGCGAACTCCTCGCGGAAGGCCATCAGCCGCGCCAGCCTTTCCTCGGCCAGGGCGCGCCCGGCCTCGGTCTGCATCATGCCCGGCAGCCTGGCCAGCTTGACCATGATGTGGTCGAGCGCGTAGCTGCGGTCGTCGAATTCGCGCGCGCTGCCGAGCGGATCGCTGGGGTGGGCCAGGCCTGTCCCCATGCGGCCGGCGATGTAGAACATGCGCGCCAGGCCGACCGCGCCGAGGCCGTCCAGGCGATCGGCATCCTGCACGATCTTCGCTTCCAGCGTCTCGGCCGGAATGTTGGCGGAAAAGCTGTGCGCGGCGATGGCATGGGCGACGGCGTCGAGGCGCTCGGGCGGGAAGTTCATCCACGCCAACTGGTGGCGCGCCAGCTGGGCCGAGCGGGTCGAGGCCTGGGCGCGGTCCGGGTCGTTCTTCGGCAGATTGACCAGGTCGTGCAGGTAGCAGGCGGCCATCACGACCAGGGCGTCGGCTTGCGGGTGCTGCGCCAGCAGCGCCTGGGCATTGCGCCAGACGCGCTCGAGGTGGGCGCTGTCGTGGGCGCCGTCGCCGCCGCTGCTGCCCGCGGCCAGCGCGGCCAGGCGTGGGCGCCAGGTGGCCAGATCAGTCTTCGGTTCGTTCTTGGTCGGGTGCATGCGTTTCCATGGTCGGTGGGGGAGGAACGGCGCGCTGCGACAGCGCGTCCGCTTCCAGGTTCTTGTGGCGCGGAATCCAGCGCAGCGTGCTGCCCGGCAGGCGGGCGAGCAGGGCGCGCGCCCGCGCGCGGTAGGCGCGCAGCGCCGGGGCACTGGCGCTGTCGGGCGCATGGACGTCGTCGATCACGACCTGGCTGTCGCCCTCGATGGCAAGCTCCGGCACGCCATGCGCGATGGCCGCTTCGAGCACGGCCAGCAGGGCCAGGTATTCCGCTTCGCTGCTGTTGCCATGGCCGGCATCGCGCGACAGCTCGATGCGCAGTCCGCCGGGCCCTTCGAGCACGGCGCCGATGCCGCAGCGGCCCGGATTGGGCCGGGCCGAACCGTCGAAGCGGGCGCGCCATGCGGGCGTGGGAGGGTTCGCCCCGCCGCGCCGGGCCAGCGCCGCCGCGGCCAGGGCGCGCCGCGCCGTGGCGCCGTGCTCGCTGCGCAGGCGCTCGGCGGCGCGCGCGGCCAGCAACCGGTCGAGCCCGGCCACGCCGGCGCGTAGGGTCAGGGTGGCGCGCAGCGCTTCGGCTTCCGGCACCCCGGTGCGGGCGGCGAGCTTGCGGCTGGCGGCGAGTTCTTCCTTGAAGGCGGCGGCAAGCAGGGCGGCGTGGTCGGGAGGAGGACAGGACATCGCGCAAGGATAGCAAATAGGCAGCCGAAGCTGCCTGTTTTTCCGTTGCTGGAGCGCCCCGATCAGCGGCGGTAGGGATTGTCCGGACGGCTGTCGTAGCGGTTCGGGACCCCGTCGCCGTCGATGTCGCGGTCGCGGCGGTTGCGGATGCCGTCGTTGTCGAGGTCGCGGTCGCGGTAGTTCGGCACGCCGTCGCGGTCGGTGTCGCGGTAGCCGCGGCGCTCGTAGCGGTCGGGGATGCCGTCGCGGTCGCGATCATAGCGGCGCCAGTCGCGGTAGTAGCCGTCGCGGCCATCGCGGTAGTAGTCGCGTCCGTCGCGGTAGCCGCCGGCGTACACCGGTGCATAGCCGCGCCGCTCGTAACGGTCGGGGACGCCGTTGCGGTCGCGGTCCCAGCGGGCCGGCTCCATGTACCAGCCGCCGCCGCGCTGCTGCCAGCGCGGCGCGTAGTACACGTAACCCGGGCGGGCGGCGACGTAGCGGCCCGGCACCCAGGCATGGCGGTGGCCGCGCCACTCCCAGTAGCCGGGCGCCCAGACATGGCCATGGCGCGGTCCGGGGATGCGTTCATAGATGGGCGCGGGCGGGGCCGAGCCGATATAAATTTGGAAATCGGTCTGCGCCATCGACGGCAGCGGTGCGAAGGCGGCGCCAAGGGCGATCAGGGCAGCGAGGGTGAACGTGGGTTTCATGTCGGGTCTCCAGATCCAGGAACGGATGACCCACTATATCGCCGGGAACCGGCGCCAGGCAGCGCTGAAGCAGATACTTACAAGTGATACAGATCGGGAGCCGGGCTCCGCAGTAGCGTGATACAAATCGGGCCGTAATGGGCCGCCCGCTGTCGCGCCGCGGCGACAACGGGCAGGCCTGCGGCACTCATCCGCGGCTCCCCGCAGCCTGCTTTTCTTCGCTCGACAGGCGCTTGGCGCTGACCGTCACGACCGCCATCTTGTCGCCGCTGGCGACCATGGCCGCGTCGGCGCTGTAGTTGCGGGCCTGGGCTTCCGGAATGGTGTCGATCAGGTAGCTGCCCGAGACGGCGAGGCTCATCGCGACGAGGAAGACGGCTTCCATATGCTTCATGATGTTCATGGTATTTCTCCTTGCAGGTGGGTTGTCGATGTGTGCACTGTAGGCCAAGCCAATCCGGGCCGCGAGCGGCGTGCGACGGGACGCGGAAAACGGGGAACAAGCTGTCGAAAAATGCGCGTGAACGTGCGCGCGCTTCCTTGCGGCGGATGGGTTTCACCCGCCCCCGGCTAGGTGTCTGCGAGGCGGCCGCCACCGCGCCGCGCCTATCGCGACCCACCGATGCCAGCCACGTTCAGCACACTCATGGATTCCTTCGCCGCCGGCCGCACGGCGCGGCGGCGCGCGCGCAACCTGCGGCTCGGCGCCGGGCCCGGTAGAAGGGTTCGGCTGCCGGTCACACCGTGGTTGCTGCTGGCCTGCGCCGCGGCGCTGCTCGGCGCCATCGTGCTGGCGAAGGCGGCGCGCACGCTGGCATCTTCCAGCGCGCACGCGGCGGCGGGCGAGTCGCCGGCGCTGTCCGCGTTTCAGCCGCTGCTGGGCGGCGTGACCGTGCGCGTGCCGCGCGAGCCCGGCATCGAGATCGTCCAGCACGGCGCCAGCGCGCTGGTGGTCGCCTCGCAGATGCGCCTGGCGCCTCCGGTGCGGGTCGACCTGTGCGCGCAGCCGGTGCGCATCGGCTATCCCTTCTCCGAGGCGGCCGCAGCGGGGCCGGCGCGCAGCGTGTTGCTGGCCGCGCCGGGCTCCGCCATGCCGCGTGTGGACCTGCGCGTCGACGCCAGGGGCGCCGTGCGGCTGGCCTGGAATGCGGGGAGCGGCCGGGCCGCCTGGGTCGGCGACGCCGGCAATGGCGGCGTCGTGCGCGGCGCGCGTGGCGCAGGCCTGTTGGGCACGTCGGGCTGGCTGGTGTGGCGCGACGGCGCGCTCAGGCTGACGCGGCGGGCCAGCAGCGGCTGTCCCTCGGCCGGCGAACTGCTGGTGCAGCGCGCGGCCGTCGGCCAGGGCGCGGCCGGCGCACTGGTGCAGGCCTTCGGCCCCGGCACGGCGCTGCCGGCGCTGCAGCTTAGCGCCGGCGAACATCGGGTGCCGGCCAAGCCACCGCGCGGCCTGGAAGACGCCTTGCTGTTCGAGCAACTGCAGGCGCGCGGACTGGTCCGCCTGGGAAGCGACGGCCTGGCCGAGGTGGCGCCGCGCGACCTGGCCACCTGGACGATGGCCAGCCCCGACGCACGCGCGCCGCTGCCGGACTGGGAACAAGCGCGCCTCGACGAGGAAGGCCGCAAGCTGCTGGTGCGCCTGTACTACCGCGCCGACGGCGCCTTCGTGCGCGAGCAGCTGCGCGTGTTCAACAGCGAGCGCCGCCTGCTGGCCTGGCGCGTGCGCGCGCACAGCCGGCAGCTGTGGCAAGCCAGCGTCGGCGGCGTGCCGGTGGCGCAGGACGACGGTCTGCCGGTGGCCGCCATGCGCCTGTTCGCGCGCCTGCCGGAAGGCTGGGCGCCGTGGGCGCGGGTGGGGGCCTGGGACGGCGGCGGCCACGCCGCGACTGCGCGCCTGAGCCTGGACACGGCCGCACCGACCGAACTGCTGCTGGCCGGCCGACTGCGCCGCGTAGAGGGAGCGAGCGCCTCCGTGAGCGGCGTGTGCGACGGGCGCGCCTGCCGCGAGCGCGACGCCGTCCAGCGCGTGCTCCTGACGCCCCTGCCGGGCGCGCAGCGCATCGTGCTCGAGGTCGAGCCGCTCGAACTGGCCCGGCTCTCGGGCAAGGCCGACGCCGCCTACCGCCACGTGCGCGCCGAGGGCGGCCGCCTGGCCTGGCAGGCGCTGCACGGGTCGCACGCCGCGGCGCGCCCGGCCCTGGCCGAGGTCCGGCTCAGCGCCCGTAATGGCGAAAGCCTGTGGACGGATGGCAGGCCCAGCGCCGCGGCCCAGGCCGCCGGCCTGGCGCCGCTCCTGGGCGTGCATCGCGACCATGCGTCCAGCGTGGCCGGCATGCTGGCCCGGCTGCCGGGCAGCCGCCACGCGGCGCGCCTGAGCCTGGACCTGCCCCTGCAGGAAGCGGCCCAGGCGGTGCTGGATTGCGTCGGCCTGCGCCAGGGTCGCTGGGACGGCAAGCGCTGCCTCGGCGCGGGCAGCGTCCCGGACGGGCGCCAGGCCGGCCTGGTGCTGCTCGATGCCGGCAATGGCGACGTGCTGGCCGCGGCCGGCGGCGGCACGGGTGCGGCGGACGCGTCGCGCTGGCCGGAAATCCGCGACTTCGATCGTGCCGATCCCGCGCGCAGCCCCTTGCGCCTGCCGGCCTTCCAGCACGACGGCGGCGCTCGGCGTGCGCCCGGCTCGACCTTCAAGGTGGTCACGGCCCTCGGACTGGAGGCGGCCGCGCGTGGCGACGCCCGCCTGCAGCAGCTGCTGGCCGGCATGCCCCTGGGGGCGATCGACGCCATGGCGGGCGAGGCGGGCTACGGTTTTCGCACCGGCGCGCCCAGCTATCCGCAAGCAGGGGGCGCGCGCATCACCAACTTTCGCGAACAGCTGGCCGGCAGCCGCGCGGTCGAGGGCCGCTTCGGGCTGGCCCAGGCGCTGGCGCACAGCGTGAACACCTGGTTCGCCTGGACCGCCGAACTGGGCGACCATAGCCTGGGCGGCGCGCCGCAGGGCGGAGTGCCGGGCGTGCGCGAGATCGAGCCTGGCGCGCTGGATGCGCTGCGCCCGGTCGCCGGCATGGCGCGCCGGCTCGGTTTCGGCACGCCGCTGCGCCTCGACGGCGGCCTGCTGCCGCCGGACTTCGCCTGGTCCGCCTGGGATGCGCTGCAGGCCAGTGCGTCCATGCTGGACCCGATCCAGACCCGCCATGAGGTGCGCCAGATGGCGATCGGCCTGCGCATGCAGGCGACGCCGCTGCAGATGGCGCTGGCCGCCGCCGCGGTCGGGCAGGGCCGGATCGTGACGCCGCGCCTGCTGCTGGAGCTGGACGGACGCAAGGCGGCAGCCGAACCGGGCGCGGAACTGGGCGTGCGCCTCGACCGGGTGCGGGCCGGCATGAAGGGCGTGATCGATGGCGGCACCGCGGCCGGGGCGTTTCGCGGCAAGGAGTTCGACGGCTTGCAGGCCGGCCTGTTCGGCAAGACCGGCACCGCGCCGACCGGCGAGGATGGCATGGCAACCGTCTGGTTCATGGGCTGGCTGGAACCGGGCAGCCTGCCGGGCCAGACCCGCCGGCTCGCCTTTGCCGTCTTCGTCAGCGAGTCCAGGCTGACGGGCGGCGCCCATGCTGCACCGGTCCTTGCCGGCTTGTTGCGTTCCATGCAAGCGCAATCCCTCGAACAGAAGGGGGATTGACCGCCATCTGCGCGCCCGGATTTTGTGTTTGTATGGCATCATCTGTTGACAATCCGCTTGTGCGCGGACGGCCATGAGGATGAGGAAGGTATGCGTTTGCCGGGAACCCGGTACCAGGAGCACGGTTGGGAGCAGGTCCGCAAATTGCTGGGGCAATGCTCGCTGCAGGCGCTTGCCCGCATCGATCCGGTCCGCCTGCTCGAAGACGGCGGTACCGAGGTCCTGCCGGAGTACGTCGATACGGTGGCGCTGGCCCTGCATGCCGGGCGCCGCGGCGGGCAGCCCGGCAACAGCTACGGCGACAGCGTCCTCGAGCTGGCGCTGAGCCTGGTCTACGAGCTGCAGGCCCGGCCAGGCGACTGGGCGGCCTTGTGCGCGGCGGTGGCGGGCGAGCATGCGCGCATGGGCGCTTTCTGGACGGCGCCGGGCGGCGACGCGCTGCTGCGCAAGAAATTCAACGACGTGTACGCGGTCCTGCGCGACAAGGTCGACAGCGACAACTACCAGGCCGCCTGCGGGCGTCCCTGCAGCCCGAACCGGATGTACGCCTACCGGATGCTCGACACCGCCTACGGCGAGCTGGCGCGCCTGTTCGCGTCCTGGCGCGAGCATCGCGAACAGGTCGGGACCATCCTCGGACGCACGATCGAGGCCGAGCCGATCGAGGCGCGCCGGCTGCGCAGCGTGCTTGACTGCCGGCCCGAATGGATCCTGCGCTGGAGCGAAAGCCTGGAGCGTTTCACCGGCGCGGCCGGACCGCTGCACACCCGCTCCAAGCGCTTTGCCAGCCTGAAGGACCAGCCGGACAAGATCGGCGCCATGCTGCGCGAGATCGGCGAATACGAAGCCCTGTCCGCCAACCAGGACCGCGACTGGCTGCAGGACGGCAGCGACGCCACCGCCTGGCTGGACGACTATTGGCGCGTGCTGGGCGACTCGGCGGCGGCCGCCACGCCGGGCCCGGACCTGCTGCTCGAGGCGCGCCAGGACGCACTCGACCTGGAGACCGGTGCGACGGGCGACGAGGATGCGCCCGGCGCCGCGCCGCCGGCGCCGCTCGAGGACGCGCTGGCGCAGCGCGTTTCACTGTCCCCCGGCTACCTTCAGGTAGCCGCGGCGGAACAGGAGCGCGGCAGCTGGGCGGCGCGCATGATGGAGGGCGATTCGCTGCCGGTGCGGCTGGCGGTCTACCTGAAGCTGCTCGGGCCTTTCGACGACAGCTATCCGCTGGCGTGGCTGGACCCGGCCACCGGCGCACTGCCGACCATGCAGCAGCTCGCGCTGCTGGACCGGGTCTCGCTGCCGACCCTGCGCAAGCGGCGCGACGCCGCCATCGCGCGGCTCGGCGCGGCAAGCGGCAACAAGGAGGAAACGTGATGGGGATGACTGAATTGGACCGCAAGCTGCAGGCGCAGCTGCTGGGCGGGCGCCGGGTCGAAGGCGACCGGCTGGTGCTGGACGACGCGGTGCTGCTGGCGGCGCTCGACGGCAGCCGCCCCCTGACCGATGGCGAACGCAGCGCCTTGCAGGCCTCGCCGCTCACGGCGCGCCGCCTGCGCACCCTGGCCGATGCCCGGCGCACGCCGCGTCGAGGGCGCGGCGCCCCCGACATGTCGGGACAGTGGCGCGGCAGCGCCGGCATGCTGCGCGCGGCGGATGGCGGCGCGGCGCTCGACACCCTGGTCACCGACGACGGCGCCTGGCGCCTGCATTTCCTGGGAGACCGCGTGATCCTGCAGCTCGACCCGCAAGCGCCGCTGGCCGCCACCCTGCTGCGCGCCGCCGGGCTGCTGCGCGTGCTCGATGGCGCTGGCGGCACGGTGCTCGAAGGAAGGCTCGACAGCGACGGCGAATGCGAAGGTGCCTGGCCGTTCGCGCAAGCGCCGGCCCGGCATTTCCAGCAGCACGGCGCACGCTTCAGCGTGGAGCCGGCCGGGAACTGAGATGCTGAACCTGTTCATACGGCCGTTCCGCCAGCAGCCCGCTCCCAAGCTCGACGGCCTGGGCGCGGGCTTCATCGCGTTGCCGCTGGCGCAGGGCTGCACGGTGCCGGCCGGCAGCTTCGCCGTGCTGGCGAACAAGGACGGCCACACCCGGCGCCTGAGCGAAGGCGCGCGCGTCGCCATCCTGGACGGCGAAACCGCCTGGTGCGTCCATCCGGGCCCCTACGGCTGCGAGCTGGTGCCGTTCGCCGCCGCGCCCGAGATCGGCCTGCGGGTGCGTTTCGCCATCGATGCGCCGGACCCGCGCGAAGCGCAGCAGCGCTTCGACCTGTTCCTCGCCAGCGAAGCGCAAGAAAGCGTGGCGCTGGACGGCTTCGTGCTGCTGCTCCAGTGCGCCCTGCAGCGCGAACTGGAGCAGGGCGAGCTCGCGCTGCCGCCCTGCACCAGCTTCGAGGAGTGGAATGCCTTCCGCACCGGCTTCAACCAGCTGCTGTACACCCGTTTCGGCGTGATGGTGGACGATTGCGTGCCGGTCGATCTCGGCGCGTCGCGCGACCTGGCGGCGCTGCTCATGGCCAGGCTGGCCTCGCAGCCCGCGCCCGCCGCCGCGCTCCCCGCCCCGCAAGGGCCGTTCGATCCGGCGCCGGAGGATGCCAGGTGCCTGCGCCGCCTGTTCCTGGAACTGCCTGCGGTGATGTGCGGCCTGCGGCTGGCCGTGCTGCCGGCCGATTGCGCGGTGTTCCACCGCCACCAGGACCTGCTGCGCCGCCTCGACTTGCTCAGCCTGGCCGTCGGCACCATGCCGGCCCTGGCGCTGGCGGCGCCGGGCCAGCCCCTGGCGCCGGAGGAACAGCGGCGCCGCGCCCGCCACAGCCTGCGCGCCATGGCGGCGCTGGACGAGGCCTGGGCGCTGCTGGCGCGCCTGAAGCTGGGCGGCCCGGCGCTGGCGGCGGCGCAGCTGGACGAGGCCGACCGCATCGTCGCCAACCTGGAATGCGATTGCGCCGCGCGCCGCGCTGTCACTGGAGAATCATCATGAACGCGCCGGTCAGCGTGCGCAGCATCGCGCCCGACGGCGCTTTCCTGACCGTGACGGCCAGCATGCGCCCGCGTGGCGGCCGCGCCGAGGTCAAGTGCAGCGTGCCCGACGCGCCGGCGCTGGCCCAGCGCATGCAGGACGTGGTGCGCCTGGCGCGCCATACCGAGCCGCGCTTCGACAGCCGCGAGCAGGTGGTGCTCAGCCTGGACCGGGCGCCGCCCGCGGGCTGGCGCGACTGGGAGCTGGCCTGCGTGCTGGCCGACCGCATGGTGCGCGGCCTGTGGCAGTCGCCGCGCCCGGTGGTGGCGAACGGCTGGTCCGATGCCTGGCAGTTGGGCCGCATCGATGGCCACGGCCTGCGCCAGGTGCCGCTCGGCGTGCTGGCCGGGGGCGCGGACGGCTTGCCCCACCTGGGGGCCTTGAACGGGCATCCGGACCCGGGCGCCGGCGTGTCGACGGCGCGCGCCTGGTTCCCCTTGTACAGCGGTGGCGCCGGCGACAGCCTGTGCTGGGTCGAAGTCAGCGTACGTCCCGCGCCGCATGAAGGCGAGGAGGAGGCGAGCATCGCAGTCCCTGGCGTCGATGCCGCGCTGCAGGCGCGGGCACGGGCGGTGCTGGCGGGCGCCCGTCACTTCGATGGCCGCGGCCTGGGACAGTGGCGCAGCACGGTGCGCTTCGGCGAAGAACGCTTCCAGGGCGCCTCCTTCGAGCTGGCCCTGGTCATGGCCGACCGCATGGCGCGCGGGCGCGAGTTCCTGCCGCGCGGCCGGGTGCTGGCCACCGGACAGTCCTCGGCCTGGCATGCCGGACGGGTCGAGACCGTCGACGGCCTCGCGCCGAAGTGCGCGCTCCTGGCGCGCGAAGCGGCGCCGGGCGACCGCATCCTGGTGCCGCGGGCCTGGGAGGCGCAGCTGCCGCCGGACTGGCGCGCGCTGCTGCGCGGGCGCGG from Massilia varians encodes:
- a CDS encoding PEP-CTERM sorting domain-containing protein; its protein translation is MTYLKKIASACAVAVAFTAGSATAAPIVLDFEGIGDFVAIHNFYNGGTDGNGATGTDYGVSFSQDSVALTDSDAGGYGTLAGMPSGLGVLTFFSGAAAVMNVAAGFDTRLGFHYAAGDPGFVRVFDGLNGSGNLLGQLALGTNLDNCLDVDNLFCNFSPVELLFDGTARSVAFGGPAGWLVFDDVSFGAAEDEPAPVPEPATLALSMLGLAGLAAARRKAR
- a CDS encoding HD domain-containing protein, coding for MHPTKNEPKTDLATWRPRLAALAAGSSGGDGAHDSAHLERVWRNAQALLAQHPQADALVVMAACYLHDLVNLPKNDPDRAQASTRSAQLARHQLAWMNFPPERLDAVAHAIAAHSFSANIPAETLEAKIVQDADRLDGLGAVGLARMFYIAGRMGTGLAHPSDPLGSAREFDDRSYALDHIMVKLARLPGMMQTEAGRALAEERLARLMAFREEFARENGAPGSA
- a CDS encoding reverse transcriptase-like protein, giving the protein MSCPPPDHAALLAAAFKEELAASRKLAARTGVPEAEALRATLTLRAGVAGLDRLLAARAAERLRSEHGATARRALAAAALARRGGANPPTPAWRARFDGSARPNPGRCGIGAVLEGPGGLRIELSRDAGHGNSSEAEYLALLAVLEAAIAHGVPELAIEGDSQVVIDDVHAPDSASAPALRAYRARARALLARLPGSTLRWIPRHKNLEADALSQRAVPPPPTMETHAPDQERTED
- a CDS encoding penicillin-binding transpeptidase domain-containing protein — translated: MDSFAAGRTARRRARNLRLGAGPGRRVRLPVTPWLLLACAAALLGAIVLAKAARTLASSSAHAAAGESPALSAFQPLLGGVTVRVPREPGIEIVQHGASALVVASQMRLAPPVRVDLCAQPVRIGYPFSEAAAAGPARSVLLAAPGSAMPRVDLRVDARGAVRLAWNAGSGRAAWVGDAGNGGVVRGARGAGLLGTSGWLVWRDGALRLTRRASSGCPSAGELLVQRAAVGQGAAGALVQAFGPGTALPALQLSAGEHRVPAKPPRGLEDALLFEQLQARGLVRLGSDGLAEVAPRDLATWTMASPDARAPLPDWEQARLDEEGRKLLVRLYYRADGAFVREQLRVFNSERRLLAWRVRAHSRQLWQASVGGVPVAQDDGLPVAAMRLFARLPEGWAPWARVGAWDGGGHAATARLSLDTAAPTELLLAGRLRRVEGASASVSGVCDGRACRERDAVQRVLLTPLPGAQRIVLEVEPLELARLSGKADAAYRHVRAEGGRLAWQALHGSHAAARPALAEVRLSARNGESLWTDGRPSAAAQAAGLAPLLGVHRDHASSVAGMLARLPGSRHAARLSLDLPLQEAAQAVLDCVGLRQGRWDGKRCLGAGSVPDGRQAGLVLLDAGNGDVLAAAGGGTGAADASRWPEIRDFDRADPARSPLRLPAFQHDGGARRAPGSTFKVVTALGLEAAARGDARLQQLLAGMPLGAIDAMAGEAGYGFRTGAPSYPQAGGARITNFREQLAGSRAVEGRFGLAQALAHSVNTWFAWTAELGDHSLGGAPQGGVPGVREIEPGALDALRPVAGMARRLGFGTPLRLDGGLLPPDFAWSAWDALQASASMLDPIQTRHEVRQMAIGLRMQATPLQMALAAAAVGQGRIVTPRLLLELDGRKAAAEPGAELGVRLDRVRAGMKGVIDGGTAAGAFRGKEFDGLQAGLFGKTGTAPTGEDGMATVWFMGWLEPGSLPGQTRRLAFAVFVSESRLTGGAHAAPVLAGLLRSMQAQSLEQKGD